TTAGTGTTCCCCCTCATTAGGTAATTTTACCCTCATTTGTGGTATCTCAAGCCTGGTTAAGTCCCCTTGGGTGCTGATGGGCTGACAACGCACTAatccaggtctggccaacctacTGCTCACCAGGTGTTGGGAAaatacaattcccagcatgccctgccaggtATCGGCtgtctatctactggcaaagcatgctgggacttgtaggttGGCCAGCCCTGGACCAATCATTTCATACAATAGGTGAGATTACAACATGCTtggtcacatgacctctcctgGTTTTTACCGCTGACACAAATCCACAAAGTTTATAATAAAACTAATAGGCTCTGATAACTGTGATCATATTTGGCTCTTTTGCTAGATACCtactttattaaattaaactaaCTGTTATTGTCTGCTTCAAATTTCCACATATTAACCTTTTCTTGCTTGGGTTTTCTTTATCCAGCTAAATTATCGTTACTAATCATAAATGTAaacttctattattttttttaaaaacgtttaACTTTCACCACAGTTAGTTTTAAAATCCTTGATGTCAGTGTGCACAGGAAGTACACAgtgcagaaaaaaacattttcctgGAGCCTTTGAACCCAGTATAATTTAACATGTTTGGGAATTTTGCCACATTATTGAAacttattatttctttatattcatgtaaatgttttaaaagcTTATTAAAACTTCAACATTCCTTCAAATAAAGTGATACAAGGCTGCCAATGATCATTATAATGAAACTGCACTCAGAACGCATGCAGGACAGGGGGCTGCGTGTATCCTGTTTGCTACGTATCACATATTGAATTCCACACTTACCTTTTTTACGATGCTTGCGGGTGATGAGGATCACAGCTGTGAGGAGGAGAAGAAACAACAGTAGGGTTGCCAGGATGTATCCGAGTTGTTGGATGAAATGAAGTCTGTTTTCCGGAATTATAACATTGATCACTTTGTTTTCCCGGACGATGGTGGAGTCTGAGGAGAAAAGTACagaaaagaacaaaacaatatGAGATGGCAACAGCTCTAATATCACAGACATATGTCCTGGTTGGCAGGACTGGTGGATCATACCTTACATTAGTAATGCCAAGTGCCCTGTGGTAACATGTTTGAATTAAAGTGCACCCTTCACTTAAACacaacggaggcagccattttatgggcatGCGTATCAAGTCAATCCGAACCAGTCATTACTGAGGCAGGTAGCATGCATCCTATTGACTCACTAGGAACTAGCGATATCACTGAGGCATTAAGTATTACGATGATGTCACTACTTTGTGAACTGAGAGGCAGCGATCTCACTAATCTATGTCTactctacaaaatggctgcctccactttgtgaAGATGAGAAATGTACTTTAAAcatgcaaaaaacaaatttaGATGTGACGGTAtgcaaaatgtaagtgaatagaatttgatagttctacaatcaaagcaataggagaagtggcagcatggcacaccactatctctctctctctctatatatatatatatatatatatatatatatatactgtcctaACACAAATTTCACATTGTCTATAATGCACCCTATTCAGGTAAGGTGAAAGAATATTTATTGAATTGGTTGGCTCATTGTTAATGCTAATTCAGACTGAAAAGATCTTCCTTGAATTTAGGCTGAATAATTATGGGTTTTATAGAGGAGATCGTTTCAGCATAAATtcaccaacttttttttttgtaggaaactATTACGACTAAACCCACCCAATGTATGTCTAGCCATATTTATGAAGAATGATGGTACATTTGTCAGAGAAGCAATATGgctttcaaataaaaaattaaatttttacaattGGTGATGACTAACTATATGTGAATTAGACAGAGAGATGAGGAATGAGGAATGAATAGTCCGCTAAAAGAGAGATCTATATTTACTGAGAATTGTATTTTACCTACGTTTATGTCATGAAACATCCTATAACAAGGAGTCATGGCCAAAACATTTATGAATGAAAGTTTTCAAATGCATTGATATGGGGAAGAGAGACCTCGGTAGTTATTAAGACTTagaggtagatttattaaacattctaaaaaggaaaagttgagatgttgcccatagcaaccaatcagattttagctatcatttatctagtacattctagaacatcaTAGCTAGAatatcattggttgctatgggcaacatcgtCACTCTTCCTTTATTGAAGAATTGATAACTCTCTTGGTGTTTTGTCACCTCAGTGGTTACAATGCAGTATAGCTGCTGAGAATGTTATCATCATACACCAGGTGAGACACTACCTATAGCTGGTGGTGGAGCCATGTTGGTTTTCTTGGGTTCTTCTTCCTTCGGAGGCTCTTTGGGTGGATCGTAAACAGTCAGATAAAAAATCCTGCGTTCGTGGAGCCCACAGTAATGATGGTGCAGGTGACAGGAGTAGGTTCCCTCATCGCCTTTCGCCAAGTCTGATATTAATAGTGAGAAGTCTCCTTGTGCAAAAGATGAATCTGTGACATTCATTTTCCTCCTCATGAAGAGGGGGCCATATGACCGCCGCTCCCCTGAAGCATACATGTCAACCAAGCGGTCAGCTCTGTCATGGGGGATCCCTGGGGCTTGGCGATCCCAGTGTACCACCTGTTGGTCCTCTTCGCGATAGCGGTCAGTCCATATATGGTTCCAGTTCTCACAGGGTAGAACGGCGGTGGAACCAACTAAAGCCACGAGAATGACCTTCTCCCCATCCCAGTATATCTTTACCCTACGTTCTGAAAGAAAACAATAAGAAATACAATTAAACTAAATGGGTTCAGCATGTGATTCCAAATGCTGTAAACAATTCTTACTGACAGTTGTCCTTTTATAAGGTACTTACCTATTCATTAGATACTAATATGGAAATATATTGCCTCAGTGTTGTTATCAGTATAAATTTTTGCAGTTTGCTTTAACACTAATATATCTCCCTCATTTCCACAACTGCCCTCTCTTGATATTTTGAAGTACTAGAAATATGATTAAAGAATGTCCACCTTCCAGCACTTTAGCAATTGTTAATTCTTTAGCCGAAACTAGAATTTCACCGGTTCCGACACATCTCGGCTTCCGGTTGTTGAGCCCTCTATTTCACCAGCATTTTATTTGAGTCCATTGACTAGCTATAGTCCATTTAGCCTTTGATTAGGTCCAATTGCCCCCCTTCGAAAACCCGCTATTACAAAACTGAAGAGATGGTCTGGCTCATCTGAAGGTGGGAAGACAGTGCAGCATTTGACTGGACAGAAGCCACAGCCAATCGAATTGGGTGCTATATATCCTGCACACACTGCATTCTGGGTGGGTTCAATACACCAGGACTGACAGTATCTCGCCTTTCCGTACAGTCACATGAAAAAAGCATTGCATCAGTAACTGTGGGGGCTAAAGTAGAGGGACTCAAATCAAAAGGCTAAATGAGGATGGGGGTAACTGGTTaaagatggaggggggggggggggtgtccaaAAGGCGACTACGCCTTTAAAAGATTAACTTATATGTAACAATCTGTACATTGCACTATGGGGACTAAGACCATAATCATAATCCCCGTTAAATTGTAAACTTTCGCATGCAAGACCCCTCTCTACTCATGTCTTCTTATCTGTTCCCACTTTATCCACTCAAGTTATTGTATGATGCCTCTTGCGTGTTCTGTATGACACTTCTGTATGacacttattattttatttaccttaCTTCTTATTTACAGTATTATGTTTAGTGACTTTATGCTTCAGACGTCCTGTATTTTACCCGTTGATCCtctatgtctattattattattttatctttttatttataaagtgctgacacaTTACATAGCGGAGTACATTgggggggatcatgacacaaCACAAATcccatacaatgacataaaagaGAAGGTAAGATGGTGCTATGCTCTATTTCACCACTGTCAAGAGCTGGAGACTTTTGTGGAGACAcatgaataaacaataataataacaataatcatcAATGCACGATGAAAGCTGTAATAGATGTTTTCTATGACGTTAGATGTATGCACTTTCTGTCTTTGATAGTTGGCCATGAACATATAAAGCACAAGGCAAGATTTTTTGGGAAATCAGGAAGTTCATAATAATCAAACTGTCTCCCCATCCACTAAAACCACTTCCCTATTGCTATGCATTATACCTTCTATGCTTAGTAAAGCCATAGAACAGAGGATTCTCACCTGACTTGGTGACGTTCAGCTGGACTTTAACCGTCTCATCCAGGTGGCAGTAGTGGTGATGGAGATTACAGGAATACAGCCCTTGATCACTCTGTAATACACCTTTACATAAGGAAACAaacacagtttattaatatttggCCATATCCCCAGCAATGGGGTCTCACAAGCTAATACTTGTACAACTGAAATGTCCCTTAAACCAGCATCTACATCAGACTTCATATTCATCAAATGGAAAAAAGAACCTTCGGAATAACTCTACTGGACTATCTATAGGTACTGGACTAACTAAGTATACTGCATTTTGTGACGTTGTAATGTCCTCTTTTGAGTTTACTAAGGCTCTTGTATTTTGAAATAGAAGCACTGGACACATATGTGACAAGTAGTTTTTCTCAGGTCATTAAAGTGTACCCAGCACCTAtgcacagtagaggcagccatatgtgcagcacagtggctcagtggttagcactactgcctcacaacactgagttcaattcccgaccatggccttatctgtaaggagtttgtatgttttccccgtgtttgcgtgggtttcctccgggtgctccggtttcctcccacactccaaaaacatactagtaggttaattggctgctatcacaaattgaccctagtcgctgtctgtgtgtgtgtatgttagggaatttagactgtaagccccaatggggcagggactgatgtgaatgagttctctgtacagcgctgcggaattagtggcgctatataaataaatgatgatgatgatatgtgagcCACATGACATCACCAAGTCACGCAATATCTCATGTCTGATGTCACATGTCCCTTGTGATTAGGCTGCATTCTCCTGAACATTGGATCAGACCACATATGGCGGTATTTACTGTTGTGTGCACAGGTGCTATCTAAAACCCTCTCTTGCTGTCTtatacatacatgccaacttttagaagtcatgtgacatgtggCACCatagcccccactataaaaagccgaaattcactgcattaaatggagggggcggagcctaatgacacaattaagccccatcccctccattcaatgccgtgaatttcggtaaatgcgggagctttgcctactgttccgggagtccgtgaggactccccgaaactcgggagcctcccgggaattccggtagagtaggcaagtatggtcttataATATAGCAAAAGGAATCCCAGTCCTATGTCTCTGCATTACACGTTATAGATTTTTAGTAACAAACGTTGGGACTGTTCTGGGAAAACAGGCACCAGCTCTTATGTCTGTTGTTTCCAACACTATATGAATATACATTGTGATCATCAGGGGCTTGTGGAGTTTTCGGCAGTGCATTGAAATTTGAcctatattttatgtatgttaaaaaATGATGTTGTCTTTAAAAGCACTTAATATTTTAGCTATATCGATAATTAAAAGTAAGTCGgtagcggcgcacggaggattgtcggggggagggggggggttttcccccgccgacccaaaaaaaaaaacagagagagagctgctgcgcatgcgcagctgctccgtttcgccagcgctgtcctatacagcagccgcggcgctgtctaagaagcgtctgcggcggtgctgtatacaatacagcaccgccgcggacgcttctttgacagcgccgcggctgctgtataggacagtggccacttagttagcgcagggggggggtttctagagactcagaaaccccccctgcgtgcgccactggtctGTGACATGTGATCATTTGTATTAAATTAAGATAGTGAAAAATCTCATAGTAGAAGCTTGGGCTTCTCGGCTGAACTTATATTAAGCCTATAAATAAAGTACCTAAAGACATGAGCCAGACAAAAGCAATCAAACCAGACTAGTCCTATTTACTTAATCACTGGGAAAGTTCAATACACATCACTAGACAAGTGCCATATAATGGTGTATTGTACTGAAGTATGCACAAGGTATATcccagtatgtatatatagtgttgTACCTTTTATCACCAAGGAAAAGTTGCCATCTTGGAAAGCAGAGGGTGACACCGATATCCTGCCCTGGTTGTACCCATTATAAATGCGTTGGTCCCCAGCAGAGAACATGTCCAGGAGACGCTCCCCCCGGTACGCCCCTTGACTGCTATACAGGTCCCAGTGTGCGACACGTTGTCTGTCCAGTAGGCTGTCCTGTGTCCATACCATGCGGTAACTCTGGCAGATTAGGTGAGCCTGGGTCCCAGATGGTGCACTGATGTTAGAGACGGACACCACCACGCTCTGTGGATTCTGCTGGCTGGCGGGTACTGTGGAGAAAGGTGCAGATAACACAAAGAGTTACCTTAAGTGAAACAACTGCAATGTAACACACAGGTGATGCTAATATAGGTATAAACTCCTGAATATAATACCTGTATAAAGTGTGAgatctgatgtcattgcttataattgATGAGTTTTGATGTCATCACTTTAGAGTTCATAAGAAAAACATGTATAGTATAAAGATCTATGCAAGCCCTAGACTAAATTATTATGGCCATTAGAAGTCACAACGGATTgccatgacctgtataaaagtatTCTCCACAGGGCCACAATCAAAGGGGTACAGGAGGTACCAGTGTAGGGGGCCCGGACTGACCAGGGGCCCACCATCcaagaccattttttttttaccaacaatCTGTTGAGGCCCTCACTTGTTCTGAGTGGGGCCTCAGGTTTGTAGAAGGGGCTGTGTGAAATTATCGGGGCTAAAGAGGGCAGGCCACGTGATTGGtgtacttcctggtggctggctcctcctctgGGACTAGACACCAATGAGCTGCTTTTATTTCTAgtcccaccccctcccctctgtctcccaACCTTCACCTCTCTTCTCCTATCCCAGTTTTCCCCTCTCCTCCTAATTTATCCTGTCTGCCCCACCTCTCCCCGCTCTACAATGTGGATGTGTGACTGACTCCTGCTGCTTTGGAAGATAGGGAAGTGACAGTGGGggattaattttatgttggggagGGGTTTATAATATGTGGGGTGAATATTATTGTTAAGGGTGGAGTGTTATTTTTAATACGTGGggagggtattaatgttatgtggggtctGCTGGTTCTAATACTAGTAAAACCTTCCCTACAGTCAGTGATATACAAGATAGCTCTCTCCCTCTCAGTATATGTGTTCATAGAAAGACTAGGCTCTCTCTCTCTGGCAAAGTTTGCACTGGCCGGTGGCAAGTTCTCATGAGGAACATTTGCTGGGAATACCATAGTATTGGAGCATCCACTGAATTTTCACATCTGCCTGGGAGATGTGTGTGTCCCTGGCAGGCCTATGCTTCTGGCTACATCTTGGAATTGTCCTGCCTTAAGGCACTGCGaatacatgtgctatatattaaATTCTATGCCCTACACTCCTGTGCTGCACTGTCAATTAAACCTTACTCCTTGGCTTCAATTGGATAAGCAGACAGCTGGCACAGGGAACAACCAAGAAGGGTAGGAAAACAAATATAGGGGTTAATGCATTCTCTACTGCAGTTAaggtaggtacacactacactgttttcgtccaataatcggctcaaacagcctacatacgaccgctcgttcaaaagtcgggtcagtgtgtgcagtgacacgatggtcgaaagtctgcccaaatagacgattatcgcctcatttggttggtcgtaccgtttaatattttcgttccaatctggtttccgttgtgtagtgtgtataaacttccgaccgatccacaacagtgagtacgaaattacagtcattgctcacgacaacatggctgtaaaaagtcgctaacgtgacgtccgctcttccctttctggtcctaaacaaggctagtgtgtatgcagtgcatggaccgagcgattggaccatcggtcgcatgtaaaatcgctcggcataaaaagttggtcaaaatttctgtagtgtgtacacaactTTAGACGTCATGGAAGAGATCTATGACCATTTGAAATAACAAGACTGTAGCCCAAGGCCAGGTTTCAAAAtcagaggtgacttctaatattctaATATAATCACGGTTAATACAGATAATATGTACAGGTGTTTATGCATATATTAACTTGTGAATTATAAAGAACATTAATGTATAATCATTTCTCTTTTGCCTTTCTGAGTACCCAGACCTGATTTATATCACGTGCCAAGTAAAAACTTGCCACATTCTATTGGTGCGAAATTACCACCGGGATTAAAGACTAATGGCAATAAGATAGGACCATTCCTAAGCCTTATGGCACCTCTCCTTTTCTGCCTGTCCTTGTGTCTTCTCTCATCCTCCGTCATCTGTCTTCTCCACCAGTGGCCTTTATCCATTCTACACTGAAGCCACAAATCCCTGATATAGCCCCAGATATTGTCCAATCTTCCCAGATTGCAAAACTCATTGCGCACATCAGCATGAGTGATTAACTGTGATTAAATGTACACTAGATTTGGTGTTGCACATGATCATATTCCTATTTGGAAGGAGAGAAAGTGTTTTGTTTTCGCAGGTATGACAATAGTATCTATGTTCACACTATTCAGCTGCTCAAACCGGGAGCCATAATCAGGTTCAAAGCCCACACTGATGAAGATGATCCTGGGCCACTCAGCTGACCAATCTGCATACACTGCCGGCTGATCTGTCAAGGATCCAGCCATACCAAATTTGCATTCTGCTGTAAAAAAGGGAACATTTTAGCTACTGGCTTAATGGACTTACTCCCTTCCCCACCTAAGCCACAATAGCTTATTAGCTACTATGTGTGAAAATAAATCTTGTCCTTCCCTTTTTCATATTCTAcatccataggcaaaccaaggaggggggggggggtgtctagtgcctggaaaccccccccccaagccagggacactgtataattgaggtggctgaaactctgcttgaaaagggagagctgcgtgcacctaacagtagtgcacgcagcattgcccctgtatattatagggataggaagggttggagagcagccaagcactgtctaaaattatagccacgcccccatgcatgctggtcacgcccactggcggtgtggtgtggaaaacccctctacaaatcctgcgtttgcccctccACATCCTTCGTTCAGGAAGAGCTATTTACACTAATAATCCCTGTCTGATGATGGCTagtcaaaatgtaaattttaccAACAATGAAGACTGGCGGTTAATGTGTGCTCGTGACCCTATTCACACAGATAGGGAATTTCCCATAATAGCTGTCCATTATATACAAGTAACAAACACAGAAAAAGAGAAATGTTAATATTAATGATGCACATGAGCGGCTTAAGACTGTTAAAGGAAGTCGTttttataacatacttgcctactcccggaaacaagtttccgggagagaggGGGGTGACTGGATGGCGAGAGGAGGCGGGGCGAgaccaaacgcgtcattttggtcctgccctCTGCAAAAACATAATTACcgttgcggggccaaaatgacgcgattggcctcgccccgccccctcccgccctccaaaatggtgtgattcaccgagaatcgttgacgcgattctcggtgaattccgggatgcggaagaaatgccagctctcccgggagcccgggagattgactcaaatttcgggagtctcccagactttctgggagagttggcaagtatgttttataattgtgatcAGGAACTAGAAAATCACACAAATCATAAACCCATTTAATTTCCCCCTTTTCACTGGTTAGATCGGgctctatgtgagcactacagccagcagtgcgtgtgttagaccactgaccaccactcTGACCAGTCCTGGAAGGTGTGGGCAACAACCTCCAAAatttggcaacattttctggggaagACACTGCATAACCAAATGCTGTATATTTAAAATGAGTAATGAGCTTGGTGATGTTATTGTAGTCAAGGCCATAAGTCAAATTGCGCACGCCTATTGCGGTTGTGGAACTAAGGACATCACAAACTCAGGGAACTTCCAGCTTTGCCTTCTGCTTTGCATAATGTCGGAGTTTAGAAACAGAAAAATGTTGAGGTGTAAAGAGTTAAACTCCGATATTTTGCTTAGTAACAAGAAAGAATTCTAAACTGCTTTAATCAAGAAAGAACTTTTCAGAACACAGATAGGGACTTTCCAAAAGAGAGATAACAGGTACTTTCCAAAAGATAAAAGTAAAGTTATTATTAGCGTCAATGTCTAACATATATGCAACCCTTTTAAGGAAGTGATTTAATACTTCTTTAAATATTATTGGATACATGTTTGAAACTTGTCTTAATGTTATTGGATATTATATTGCATGTGTACAGTCTATATAAGGCCCTATCAACATCTGCACCCTGGTAAGACTTTTAAGGATACTCTCTTCTGTTTTCTGTAGATCTATAAAGAAACATCAACATTCTTCCTGCTTTCTCAGAATTAATCATTTGCATGACACTGCACTTGGATATAGTCTTTGGAATAGGAAATGGTTCATTTAGCAAgatatattgtttgtattttgctaatttttgatATGGTATATCAAATCTTGAGGGACTTGATTGAAATTCAAAATGCCTCCCCAAAAACATAGCAATAAAACTGAAACAGGTAAATATCTGTACAAGTGCTAGAAGTGACTGATTCACACATTGGTTAACCAGATGGCAGAACTATGAACTATAATTTGTCACAAGATGCAAGGTCATGCTTGCTGCCTGCCTACTTTTATTTCATTTCCACCAggagatccaggaggagggggcgtggtgaaaGGGGGTGGGCAGGGCCAATTGAGCCACTTTGGCCCCGCCTCCAGTGACAAATCGccattttgtcgtgggggcggggccagaatggcgcaattgcctgctctcccaggagtctgtagacctacccggaattttggagtctcctggacattccgggagagaaggcaagtatgTGCAAGCTGCTTGCATGCACAGCCTGAGTAAGACCCCATGGAGGCCCTagacaagatactggtttgggccacCTTCACCCTTAcggttgtaaaataaaaaaacaaacacatgcaaTCAGGTGATCTGGGACCCTCAGTTTTTACTGCATCCTAGACAgaagcctaggttgcctaatgaatAATTTGGCTCTGCCTGTATGAGGTAATCTTTATATCTAAGTGTGTTTTGCATTCACTGACTGTTCTAAACTCACTTGTGAAATAAGTCATGTAAGAGAACACTGTAAACACACCAGAGAGGAACACAAGAACACAATACAATATCAGTGATTCATATTTTTCAAATCATTATATATTTAAACACGTAAGCACAATTATCTTTTTTTGTTCGGTATATTTTGGATTGATTAAAGTGTTTTGTTTCTTAAGTTTTGGGCTAGCTTGCAATGCAGCTATAATTTTGTTAGAATGTCCTAGGGGCTTGAAAACCATTAAAAAGTTCCTTGAAAGGTAATTATGACAAACTGACGACTGAAATTATAGTGTCTATTGTTTACAAGTTAAGACATCTCACATTAGAAGGATTGTGTTTGAGAAACATTTCAGTTGGGCAAAAAGCAACGTTTAACAAGCActctaaaaataaatgttaacgtatataaaagagctactataaaataataatcacaaacaaacatacttgccaacaatt
Above is a genomic segment from Mixophyes fleayi isolate aMixFle1 chromosome 11, aMixFle1.hap1, whole genome shotgun sequence containing:
- the MXRA8 gene encoding matrix remodeling-associated protein 8 produces the protein MGIMHRLLLCQLVILHSPVAYLYSVPASQQNPQSVVVSVSNISAPSGTQAHLICQSYRMVWTQDSLLDRQRVAHWDLYSSQGAYRGERLLDMFSAGDQRIYNGYNQGRISVSPSAFQDGNFSLVIKGVLQSDQGLYSCNLHHHYCHLDETVKVQLNVTKSERRVKIYWDGEKVILVALVGSTAVLPCENWNHIWTDRYREEDQQVVHWDRQAPGIPHDRADRLVDMYASGERRSYGPLFMRRKMNVTDSSFAQGDFSLLISDLAKGDEGTYSCHLHHHYCGLHERRIFYLTVYDPPKEPPKEEEPKKTNMAPPPAIDSTIVRENKVINVIIPENRLHFIQQLGYILATLLLFLLLLTAVILITRKHRKKGYGYNLNKSQGKEVNMKEICVRPPDLIQYKKEDLQIDYKNNILKERASMERTFTPKNIDLDLELRKEYCK